The Devosia sp. MC521 genome segment GGGGCATATCCCCCGTAGTGGCGGCACGGTCACATTTGATGGCCGCACCGTTGGCACCAAGCGCGATGCCCACTGGCGCGAAATGCGTCGCCATTTGCAGATGGTCTATCAAGATCCACTGGGTGCACTTGACCGCCGATGGACGATCGCCAATCAGATCGGGGAGCCGCTCGATATCCATCAAAAATCCATGCCTAAGGCGGAGCGCTCCGAGCGCGTAGCCAGCCTTATGGCCGATGTCGGTCTGCGTCCGGATCACGCGCAGCGTTTCCCTCACGAGCTCTCCGGTGGCCAACGGCAACGCGTCGTGATCGCTCGCGCCCTAGCGCTGGAGCCAGAGCTCATCGTGTTCGATGAGCCGGTATCGGCGCTTGACGTTTCCGTTCAAGCCCAAATGCTGAACCTTCTTGATGACTTGCGAACGCGGACCGGGTTTGCGTCGCTGTTCATCAGCCATGATCTCAAAGTTGTGCGGCATATCTCGGACCGGGTCGCCGTAATGTATCTCGGCGAGATCGTCGAGCAGGGCCCGTCGGAAACCATCTTCAGGGCGCCACAGCACCCTTACACCTTGGCTCTCGCTGCTGCGATACCTTCGGCAAAGCGCGCTGAGAAATCGACGCGAACGCTGCTCACTGGTGCGCCGCCGAACCCAGTCAACAAGCCATCTGGCTGCACGTTCCATCCTCGCTGCCCAGTGGCGATGCCGATGTGCGCCCAGATTAAACCGCCCATGATCACCGACGGCCAGCATAGCGTCGCCTGTCATCTCGTGAAAAGTGGAAACACAAACTCGGTGATTACGCCTTGAGGTACTTTCTCGTCCGTTTGCTGCGCGCTCTGGTCACCATTCTGGCTGTTGTGAGTATGTGCTTCATCGTCCTGCGATTGGCAGGCGACCCCTCGGTTGCCATGCTTGGTCCCGACGTAAGCGCTGCCGAAATAGCAGCCTTCCGGGAACGCTGGGGCCTCGATCAGCCCCTGCATATCCAATTTTTCCAGTTCATCTGGGCTGTGATGCATGGCGACCTCGGCTATTCGATGCGTGGAGGTGAGCCTGCGCTGTCCATGGTCTTGCGCCACGTCCCCCAGACATTGGCAATCACGGTGCCGGCTCTGTTGGTGTCGATCGCTATCGGCGTCCCTGCGGGCATTGCAGCCGCACTGTACCGCAATACTTGGTTTGACCGTCTGATCATTCTGGTTTCGATCGTAGGGTATACTGTTCCCAGCTTTGTGCTGGCCCTTGTCCTGGCATTAGTGTTCTCAGTGACCCTTCGTTGGTTCCCAACAGGTGGCTCCGGCACCTTGGCACATCTGGTGCTGCCGGTGGCCACCATCGGGCTCATCGGCGCCGCGGTCATTGCTCGCTATACGCGTTCAGCGATGCTTGAAGTCGACGGGCAGCCCTTCATTCGTACAGCGTCTGCCAAAGGACTTCGCCGTGGTGCGGTGGTTAGTCGTCACGCCCTGCCAAATGCTGCCGTGCCCATCGTCACCATTCTCGGCTTCATGGTCGGCTCCACAGTGACCGGAGCCGTGGTGGTCGAGACCGTATTTTCGTGGCCGGGCATCGGTCGGCTGCTTGTGACCTCGGTCGCGGCGCGCGATCTGGCAGTAGTTCAGGTGATTACACTGCTGGTGAGTGCAGCAATGGTCCTCTCAAATCTGGTCGTCGACATGCTTTATGGCTTTTTGGATCCGCGCATGCGCGCAAGTAAGGGTGTCGGCGAATGAACAGCCCCACAGACCTATCATCTGCGACCCAAAAGGCTTCAGGCAGCGTTCTTACCGGTCGCGCACCCTTGCGCACCTTCCTTCGCAAT includes the following:
- a CDS encoding oligopeptide/dipeptide ABC transporter ATP-binding protein; the encoded protein is MTLLEVDNISRHYKLPPAKFRGEARTLKAVDGVSFSINKGETLGLVGESGCGKSTTGRLVLGHIPRSGGTVTFDGRTVGTKRDAHWREMRRHLQMVYQDPLGALDRRWTIANQIGEPLDIHQKSMPKAERSERVASLMADVGLRPDHAQRFPHELSGGQRQRVVIARALALEPELIVFDEPVSALDVSVQAQMLNLLDDLRTRTGFASLFISHDLKVVRHISDRVAVMYLGEIVEQGPSETIFRAPQHPYTLALAAAIPSAKRAEKSTRTLLTGAPPNPVNKPSGCTFHPRCPVAMPMCAQIKPPMITDGQHSVACHLVKSGNTNSVITP
- a CDS encoding ABC transporter permease produces the protein MCFIVLRLAGDPSVAMLGPDVSAAEIAAFRERWGLDQPLHIQFFQFIWAVMHGDLGYSMRGGEPALSMVLRHVPQTLAITVPALLVSIAIGVPAGIAAALYRNTWFDRLIILVSIVGYTVPSFVLALVLALVFSVTLRWFPTGGSGTLAHLVLPVATIGLIGAAVIARYTRSAMLEVDGQPFIRTASAKGLRRGAVVSRHALPNAAVPIVTILGFMVGSTVTGAVVVETVFSWPGIGRLLVTSVAARDLAVVQVITLLVSAAMVLSNLVVDMLYGFLDPRMRASKGVGE